The proteins below come from a single Branchiostoma floridae strain S238N-H82 chromosome 5, Bfl_VNyyK, whole genome shotgun sequence genomic window:
- the LOC118415250 gene encoding SRSF protein kinase 3-like isoform X12, producing MDIRILWLAGIEPSSAYITMPETDSTTTPPSSHEEHYADDHDEDEEVLGSDEDEQEDPQDYCKGGYHPVKIGDLFNSRYHVVRKLGWGHFSTVWLAWDLKPQQSSDPSARGRRFVALKVVKSAAHYTETALDEIKLLKCVRESDEIDPMREKVVQMVDDFKISGVNGTHVCMVFEVLGCHLLKMIIKSNYQGLPLPIVKCIIRQTLQGLEYLHTKCKIIHTDIKPENILLCVDEAFVRKLAAEATHWQQVGAMPSGSAVSTISIIESRNKENVRLQQPTKMSKNKKKKMKKKQKRQMELLELQQKQIEEEDMKKTQGGEGQENMEQEDASTPAATPQEENPVKCNNNPVPRPTNMEQEPKNMEVGQEKAEEKQNSPDKLKNSRVDPQNNQADNSVQNNSENKEQQRPLDNENGLTNSTPSTSTENTENIKTPDSEDCPLSMERASMKTSESSEPVSSSTSNPETSESPTSSEHLSVPANTPVTPSTPDTPIEIKMENLCNGEMSGAEKVNEEEEKGQGNGKNDKPKAEAKSPDKEKGRPSRSGRKKKDGDCDKSDCTGSQKLAGEQEKERRNSPDSEPDLETKDNNPHTAHERPNRELKPETIDSKSDNSSTDGKRVHSTEASEASIKSDSVPDGYPDFFNPDNADIIKVKIADLGNACWVDHHFTEDIQTRQYRSLEVILGSGYSAPADIWSTACMAFELATGDYLFEPHSGEDYSRDEDHIAHIIELLGYMPKHIALSGKYSREFFNRKGELRHIHKLKYWGLYDVLREKYEWPHKEADEFSSFLMPMLELEQERRATAGECLRHPFLSS from the exons ATGGACATTAGAATCCTGTGGCTTGCAGGCATCGAGCCGTCGTCTGCATACATCACAAT gcCAGAGACAGATTCGACGACCACGCCGCCCAGCAGTCACGAGGAACATTACGCAGACGACCATGACGAAGACGAGGAGGTTCTAGGGTCGGACGAAGACGAACAGGAAGATCCTCAAGACTACTGTAAAG GTGGCTACCACCCGGTCAAGATTGGTGACCTGTTCAACAGCCGCTACCATGTGGTGCGCAAGCTGGGCTGGGGACATTTCTCCACTGTCTGGCTCGCCTGGGACCTCAA ACCCCAACAGTCATCAGACCCAAGTGCCAG GGGCCGTAGGTTTGTTGCATTGAAAGTAGTGAAGAGTGCTGCTCACTACACTGAAACGGCTCTGGACGAGATCAAGCTGCTCAAATGT GTAAGAGAGAGTGATGAAATAGACCCCATGAGAGAGAAAGTGGTTCAAATGGTAGACGACTTCAAGATTTCTGGGGTCAATGGCACAC ATGTATGTATGGTATTTGAGGTTCTAGGTTGCCATCTGCTGAAGATGATCATTAAGAGTAACTACCAAGGACTGCCCCTTCCAATTGTTAAGTGTATAATCAGACAG ACCCTCCAAGGGCTGGAGTACCTCCACACGAAGTGCAAGATCATCCACACGGACATCAAGCCTGAGAACATCCTGCTGTGTGTGGACGAGGCCTTCGTGAGGAAGCTTGCTGCGGAGGCCACCCACTGGCAGCAGGTGGGCGCCATGCCGTCAGGATCAGCAGTCAGCACCATCTCCATCATAGAGAGCAGGAACAAAGAG AATGTCCGACTCCAA CAGCCCACTAAGATGTccaagaacaagaagaagaagatgaagaagaaacagaagagaCAGATGGAGCTACTGGAGCTGCAGCAGAAACAGATCGAGGAGGAGGACATGAAGAAGACCCAGGGTGGGGAAGGGCAGGAAAACATGGAACAG GAAGATGCCAGTACCCCAGCTGCCACCCCACAAGAGGAGAACCCAGTCAAATGCAACAACAACCCTGTCCCCAGACCAACCAATATGGAACAG GAACCAAAGAACATGGAAGTTGGTCAGGAGAAGGCAGAGGAGAAACAGAACAGTCCGGACAAGCTGAAGAACAGCAGGGTGGACCCACAGAACAACCAAGCGGACAATTCAGTACAGAACAACTCAGAAAACAAGGAGCAGCAGAGACCACTGGACAATGAGAACGGACTGACCAATTCTACACCTTCCACTTCTACAGAGAACACAG aaaatataaaaacTCCAGACAGTGAAGACTGCCCACTTTCCATGGAGAGGGCCAGCATGAAGACCTCTGAGAGTTCGGAGCCCGTTTCTTCCAGCACTTCCAACCCCGAGACGTCGGAGAGCCCCACGAGCTCGGAGCATCTGTCCGTTCCAGCCAACACCCCCGTCACGCCCTCCACTCCGGACACACCCATTGAGATCAAGATGGAGAACCTTTGTAATGGGGAGATGAGCGGGGCAGAGAAAGTCAATG aagaggaagaaaaaggGCAAGGAAACGGCAAAAATGATAAGCCCAAGGCTGAGGCCAAGTCTCCAGACAAGGAAAAGGGCAGGCCTTCAAGATCCG GAAGGAAGAAAAAGGATGGAGATTGTGACAAATCGGATTGTACCGGCAGTCAGAAACTTGCCG GGGAGCAGGAGAAGGAGAGAAGAAACTCCCCAGACAGCGAGCCAGATCTGGAAACAAAGGACAACAACCCTCACACTGCACACGAGAGGCCCAACAGAGAGCTGAAACCTGAAACCATCGACTCCAAATCTGACAACTCTTCTACTGATGGCAAGAGAG TTCATTCGACTGAAGCAAGTGAGGCCTCCATAAAATCCGACTCAG TACCTGATGGCTACCCAGACTTTTTCAATCCTGACAATGCCGACATCATTAAGGTCAAGATTGCTGACCTGGGAAATGCATGTTGGGTG GACCACCACTTTACCGAAGACATCCAGACTCGACAGTACAGAAGCCTGGAGGTGATCCTGGGGTCTGGGTACAGCGCCCCTGCCGACATCTGGAGCACAGCGTGTATG GCATTTGAGCTGGCAACGGGTGACTACTTATTTGAACCTCACTCTGGAGAAGACTACTCTCGAGATGAAG ACCATATTGCCCACATCATAGAGCTGCTAGGCTACATGCCCAAGCATATAGCCCTGTCTGGCAAGTACTCCAGAGAATTCTTCAACAGAAAAG GTGAACTGCGCCACATCCACAAGCTGAAGTACTGGGGCCTGTACGACGTCCTGCGTGAGAAGTACGAGTGGCCCCACAAGGAGGCTGACGAGTTCTCCTCCTTCCTCATGCCCATGCTGGAGCTGGAGCAGGAGAGACGTGCCACCGCCGGCGAGTGCCTTAGACATCCCTTCCTCAGCTCCTGA
- the LOC118415250 gene encoding SRSF protein kinase 3-like isoform X13 translates to MSLALQLQLQLTQLSLRPETDSTTTPPSSHEEHYADDHDEDEEVLGSDEDEQEDPQDYCKGGYHPVKIGDLFNSRYHVVRKLGWGHFSTVWLAWDLKPQQSSDPSARGRRFVALKVVKSAAHYTETALDEIKLLKCVRESDEIDPMREKVVQMVDDFKISGVNGTHVCMVFEVLGCHLLKMIIKSNYQGLPLPIVKCIIRQTLQGLEYLHTKCKIIHTDIKPENILLCVDEAFVRKLAAEATHWQQVGAMPSGSAVSTISIIESRNKENVRLQQPTKMSKNKKKKMKKKQKRQMELLELQQKQIEEEDMKKTQGGEGQENMEQEDASTPAATPQEENPVKCNNNPVPRPTNMEQEPKNMEVGQEKAEEKQNSPDKLKNSRVDPQNNQADNSVQNNSENKEQQRPLDNENGLTNSTPSTSTENTENIKTPDSEDCPLSMERASMKTSESSEPVSSSTSNPETSESPTSSEHLSVPANTPVTPSTPDTPIEIKMENLCNGEMSGAEKVNEEEEKGQGNGKNDKPKAEAKSPDKEKGRPSRSGRKKKDGDCDKSDCTGSQKLAGEQEKERRNSPDSEPDLETKDNNPHTAHERPNRELKPETIDSKSDNSSTDGKRVHSTEASEASIKSDSVPDGYPDFFNPDNADIIKVKIADLGNACWVDHHFTEDIQTRQYRSLEVILGSGYSAPADIWSTACMAFELATGDYLFEPHSGEDYSRDEDHIAHIIELLGYMPKHIALSGKYSREFFNRKGELRHIHKLKYWGLYDVLREKYEWPHKEADEFSSFLMPMLELEQERRATAGECLRHPFLSS, encoded by the exons ATGTCACTGGCTCTACAGCTACAGCTACAACTCACCCAACTATCCCTCAG gcCAGAGACAGATTCGACGACCACGCCGCCCAGCAGTCACGAGGAACATTACGCAGACGACCATGACGAAGACGAGGAGGTTCTAGGGTCGGACGAAGACGAACAGGAAGATCCTCAAGACTACTGTAAAG GTGGCTACCACCCGGTCAAGATTGGTGACCTGTTCAACAGCCGCTACCATGTGGTGCGCAAGCTGGGCTGGGGACATTTCTCCACTGTCTGGCTCGCCTGGGACCTCAA ACCCCAACAGTCATCAGACCCAAGTGCCAG GGGCCGTAGGTTTGTTGCATTGAAAGTAGTGAAGAGTGCTGCTCACTACACTGAAACGGCTCTGGACGAGATCAAGCTGCTCAAATGT GTAAGAGAGAGTGATGAAATAGACCCCATGAGAGAGAAAGTGGTTCAAATGGTAGACGACTTCAAGATTTCTGGGGTCAATGGCACAC ATGTATGTATGGTATTTGAGGTTCTAGGTTGCCATCTGCTGAAGATGATCATTAAGAGTAACTACCAAGGACTGCCCCTTCCAATTGTTAAGTGTATAATCAGACAG ACCCTCCAAGGGCTGGAGTACCTCCACACGAAGTGCAAGATCATCCACACGGACATCAAGCCTGAGAACATCCTGCTGTGTGTGGACGAGGCCTTCGTGAGGAAGCTTGCTGCGGAGGCCACCCACTGGCAGCAGGTGGGCGCCATGCCGTCAGGATCAGCAGTCAGCACCATCTCCATCATAGAGAGCAGGAACAAAGAG AATGTCCGACTCCAA CAGCCCACTAAGATGTccaagaacaagaagaagaagatgaagaagaaacagaagagaCAGATGGAGCTACTGGAGCTGCAGCAGAAACAGATCGAGGAGGAGGACATGAAGAAGACCCAGGGTGGGGAAGGGCAGGAAAACATGGAACAG GAAGATGCCAGTACCCCAGCTGCCACCCCACAAGAGGAGAACCCAGTCAAATGCAACAACAACCCTGTCCCCAGACCAACCAATATGGAACAG GAACCAAAGAACATGGAAGTTGGTCAGGAGAAGGCAGAGGAGAAACAGAACAGTCCGGACAAGCTGAAGAACAGCAGGGTGGACCCACAGAACAACCAAGCGGACAATTCAGTACAGAACAACTCAGAAAACAAGGAGCAGCAGAGACCACTGGACAATGAGAACGGACTGACCAATTCTACACCTTCCACTTCTACAGAGAACACAG aaaatataaaaacTCCAGACAGTGAAGACTGCCCACTTTCCATGGAGAGGGCCAGCATGAAGACCTCTGAGAGTTCGGAGCCCGTTTCTTCCAGCACTTCCAACCCCGAGACGTCGGAGAGCCCCACGAGCTCGGAGCATCTGTCCGTTCCAGCCAACACCCCCGTCACGCCCTCCACTCCGGACACACCCATTGAGATCAAGATGGAGAACCTTTGTAATGGGGAGATGAGCGGGGCAGAGAAAGTCAATG aagaggaagaaaaaggGCAAGGAAACGGCAAAAATGATAAGCCCAAGGCTGAGGCCAAGTCTCCAGACAAGGAAAAGGGCAGGCCTTCAAGATCCG GAAGGAAGAAAAAGGATGGAGATTGTGACAAATCGGATTGTACCGGCAGTCAGAAACTTGCCG GGGAGCAGGAGAAGGAGAGAAGAAACTCCCCAGACAGCGAGCCAGATCTGGAAACAAAGGACAACAACCCTCACACTGCACACGAGAGGCCCAACAGAGAGCTGAAACCTGAAACCATCGACTCCAAATCTGACAACTCTTCTACTGATGGCAAGAGAG TTCATTCGACTGAAGCAAGTGAGGCCTCCATAAAATCCGACTCAG TACCTGATGGCTACCCAGACTTTTTCAATCCTGACAATGCCGACATCATTAAGGTCAAGATTGCTGACCTGGGAAATGCATGTTGGGTG GACCACCACTTTACCGAAGACATCCAGACTCGACAGTACAGAAGCCTGGAGGTGATCCTGGGGTCTGGGTACAGCGCCCCTGCCGACATCTGGAGCACAGCGTGTATG GCATTTGAGCTGGCAACGGGTGACTACTTATTTGAACCTCACTCTGGAGAAGACTACTCTCGAGATGAAG ACCATATTGCCCACATCATAGAGCTGCTAGGCTACATGCCCAAGCATATAGCCCTGTCTGGCAAGTACTCCAGAGAATTCTTCAACAGAAAAG GTGAACTGCGCCACATCCACAAGCTGAAGTACTGGGGCCTGTACGACGTCCTGCGTGAGAAGTACGAGTGGCCCCACAAGGAGGCTGACGAGTTCTCCTCCTTCCTCATGCCCATGCTGGAGCTGGAGCAGGAGAGACGTGCCACCGCCGGCGAGTGCCTTAGACATCCCTTCCTCAGCTCCTGA
- the LOC118415250 gene encoding SRSF protein kinase 3-like isoform X11, producing the protein MVVQCVPSSSGKTMTNPTTVTTTTTGTSTEPPNNLLDSCTQELCNVWPETDSTTTPPSSHEEHYADDHDEDEEVLGSDEDEQEDPQDYCKGGYHPVKIGDLFNSRYHVVRKLGWGHFSTVWLAWDLKPQQSSDPSARGRRFVALKVVKSAAHYTETALDEIKLLKCVRESDEIDPMREKVVQMVDDFKISGVNGTHVCMVFEVLGCHLLKMIIKSNYQGLPLPIVKCIIRQTLQGLEYLHTKCKIIHTDIKPENILLCVDEAFVRKLAAEATHWQQVGAMPSGSAVSTISIIESRNKENVRLQQPTKMSKNKKKKMKKKQKRQMELLELQQKQIEEEDMKKTQGGEGQENMEQEDASTPAATPQEENPVKCNNNPVPRPTNMEQEPKNMEVGQEKAEEKQNSPDKLKNSRVDPQNNQADNSVQNNSENKEQQRPLDNENGLTNSTPSTSTENTENIKTPDSEDCPLSMERASMKTSESSEPVSSSTSNPETSESPTSSEHLSVPANTPVTPSTPDTPIEIKMENLCNGEMSGAEKVNEEEEKGQGNGKNDKPKAEAKSPDKEKGRPSRSGRKKKDGDCDKSDCTGSQKLAGEQEKERRNSPDSEPDLETKDNNPHTAHERPNRELKPETIDSKSDNSSTDGKRVHSTEASEASIKSDSVPDGYPDFFNPDNADIIKVKIADLGNACWVDHHFTEDIQTRQYRSLEVILGSGYSAPADIWSTACMAFELATGDYLFEPHSGEDYSRDEDHIAHIIELLGYMPKHIALSGKYSREFFNRKGELRHIHKLKYWGLYDVLREKYEWPHKEADEFSSFLMPMLELEQERRATAGECLRHPFLSS; encoded by the exons ATGGTCGTGCAATGCGTCCCTTCGTCCTcgggtaaaacaatgaccaaccctactactgtaacaacaacaacaacaggtacTTCAACGGAGCCCCCGAACAACCTACTAGACAGCTGTACTCAAGAACTCTGCAATGTGTG gcCAGAGACAGATTCGACGACCACGCCGCCCAGCAGTCACGAGGAACATTACGCAGACGACCATGACGAAGACGAGGAGGTTCTAGGGTCGGACGAAGACGAACAGGAAGATCCTCAAGACTACTGTAAAG GTGGCTACCACCCGGTCAAGATTGGTGACCTGTTCAACAGCCGCTACCATGTGGTGCGCAAGCTGGGCTGGGGACATTTCTCCACTGTCTGGCTCGCCTGGGACCTCAA ACCCCAACAGTCATCAGACCCAAGTGCCAG GGGCCGTAGGTTTGTTGCATTGAAAGTAGTGAAGAGTGCTGCTCACTACACTGAAACGGCTCTGGACGAGATCAAGCTGCTCAAATGT GTAAGAGAGAGTGATGAAATAGACCCCATGAGAGAGAAAGTGGTTCAAATGGTAGACGACTTCAAGATTTCTGGGGTCAATGGCACAC ATGTATGTATGGTATTTGAGGTTCTAGGTTGCCATCTGCTGAAGATGATCATTAAGAGTAACTACCAAGGACTGCCCCTTCCAATTGTTAAGTGTATAATCAGACAG ACCCTCCAAGGGCTGGAGTACCTCCACACGAAGTGCAAGATCATCCACACGGACATCAAGCCTGAGAACATCCTGCTGTGTGTGGACGAGGCCTTCGTGAGGAAGCTTGCTGCGGAGGCCACCCACTGGCAGCAGGTGGGCGCCATGCCGTCAGGATCAGCAGTCAGCACCATCTCCATCATAGAGAGCAGGAACAAAGAG AATGTCCGACTCCAA CAGCCCACTAAGATGTccaagaacaagaagaagaagatgaagaagaaacagaagagaCAGATGGAGCTACTGGAGCTGCAGCAGAAACAGATCGAGGAGGAGGACATGAAGAAGACCCAGGGTGGGGAAGGGCAGGAAAACATGGAACAG GAAGATGCCAGTACCCCAGCTGCCACCCCACAAGAGGAGAACCCAGTCAAATGCAACAACAACCCTGTCCCCAGACCAACCAATATGGAACAG GAACCAAAGAACATGGAAGTTGGTCAGGAGAAGGCAGAGGAGAAACAGAACAGTCCGGACAAGCTGAAGAACAGCAGGGTGGACCCACAGAACAACCAAGCGGACAATTCAGTACAGAACAACTCAGAAAACAAGGAGCAGCAGAGACCACTGGACAATGAGAACGGACTGACCAATTCTACACCTTCCACTTCTACAGAGAACACAG aaaatataaaaacTCCAGACAGTGAAGACTGCCCACTTTCCATGGAGAGGGCCAGCATGAAGACCTCTGAGAGTTCGGAGCCCGTTTCTTCCAGCACTTCCAACCCCGAGACGTCGGAGAGCCCCACGAGCTCGGAGCATCTGTCCGTTCCAGCCAACACCCCCGTCACGCCCTCCACTCCGGACACACCCATTGAGATCAAGATGGAGAACCTTTGTAATGGGGAGATGAGCGGGGCAGAGAAAGTCAATG aagaggaagaaaaaggGCAAGGAAACGGCAAAAATGATAAGCCCAAGGCTGAGGCCAAGTCTCCAGACAAGGAAAAGGGCAGGCCTTCAAGATCCG GAAGGAAGAAAAAGGATGGAGATTGTGACAAATCGGATTGTACCGGCAGTCAGAAACTTGCCG GGGAGCAGGAGAAGGAGAGAAGAAACTCCCCAGACAGCGAGCCAGATCTGGAAACAAAGGACAACAACCCTCACACTGCACACGAGAGGCCCAACAGAGAGCTGAAACCTGAAACCATCGACTCCAAATCTGACAACTCTTCTACTGATGGCAAGAGAG TTCATTCGACTGAAGCAAGTGAGGCCTCCATAAAATCCGACTCAG TACCTGATGGCTACCCAGACTTTTTCAATCCTGACAATGCCGACATCATTAAGGTCAAGATTGCTGACCTGGGAAATGCATGTTGGGTG GACCACCACTTTACCGAAGACATCCAGACTCGACAGTACAGAAGCCTGGAGGTGATCCTGGGGTCTGGGTACAGCGCCCCTGCCGACATCTGGAGCACAGCGTGTATG GCATTTGAGCTGGCAACGGGTGACTACTTATTTGAACCTCACTCTGGAGAAGACTACTCTCGAGATGAAG ACCATATTGCCCACATCATAGAGCTGCTAGGCTACATGCCCAAGCATATAGCCCTGTCTGGCAAGTACTCCAGAGAATTCTTCAACAGAAAAG GTGAACTGCGCCACATCCACAAGCTGAAGTACTGGGGCCTGTACGACGTCCTGCGTGAGAAGTACGAGTGGCCCCACAAGGAGGCTGACGAGTTCTCCTCCTTCCTCATGCCCATGCTGGAGCTGGAGCAGGAGAGACGTGCCACCGCCGGCGAGTGCCTTAGACATCCCTTCCTCAGCTCCTGA
- the LOC118415250 gene encoding SRSF protein kinase 3-like isoform X14: MGPETDSTTTPPSSHEEHYADDHDEDEEVLGSDEDEQEDPQDYCKGGYHPVKIGDLFNSRYHVVRKLGWGHFSTVWLAWDLKPQQSSDPSARGRRFVALKVVKSAAHYTETALDEIKLLKCVRESDEIDPMREKVVQMVDDFKISGVNGTHVCMVFEVLGCHLLKMIIKSNYQGLPLPIVKCIIRQTLQGLEYLHTKCKIIHTDIKPENILLCVDEAFVRKLAAEATHWQQVGAMPSGSAVSTISIIESRNKENVRLQQPTKMSKNKKKKMKKKQKRQMELLELQQKQIEEEDMKKTQGGEGQENMEQEDASTPAATPQEENPVKCNNNPVPRPTNMEQEPKNMEVGQEKAEEKQNSPDKLKNSRVDPQNNQADNSVQNNSENKEQQRPLDNENGLTNSTPSTSTENTENIKTPDSEDCPLSMERASMKTSESSEPVSSSTSNPETSESPTSSEHLSVPANTPVTPSTPDTPIEIKMENLCNGEMSGAEKVNEEEEKGQGNGKNDKPKAEAKSPDKEKGRPSRSGRKKKDGDCDKSDCTGSQKLAGEQEKERRNSPDSEPDLETKDNNPHTAHERPNRELKPETIDSKSDNSSTDGKRVHSTEASEASIKSDSVPDGYPDFFNPDNADIIKVKIADLGNACWVDHHFTEDIQTRQYRSLEVILGSGYSAPADIWSTACMAFELATGDYLFEPHSGEDYSRDEDHIAHIIELLGYMPKHIALSGKYSREFFNRKGELRHIHKLKYWGLYDVLREKYEWPHKEADEFSSFLMPMLELEQERRATAGECLRHPFLSS, from the exons ATGGG gcCAGAGACAGATTCGACGACCACGCCGCCCAGCAGTCACGAGGAACATTACGCAGACGACCATGACGAAGACGAGGAGGTTCTAGGGTCGGACGAAGACGAACAGGAAGATCCTCAAGACTACTGTAAAG GTGGCTACCACCCGGTCAAGATTGGTGACCTGTTCAACAGCCGCTACCATGTGGTGCGCAAGCTGGGCTGGGGACATTTCTCCACTGTCTGGCTCGCCTGGGACCTCAA ACCCCAACAGTCATCAGACCCAAGTGCCAG GGGCCGTAGGTTTGTTGCATTGAAAGTAGTGAAGAGTGCTGCTCACTACACTGAAACGGCTCTGGACGAGATCAAGCTGCTCAAATGT GTAAGAGAGAGTGATGAAATAGACCCCATGAGAGAGAAAGTGGTTCAAATGGTAGACGACTTCAAGATTTCTGGGGTCAATGGCACAC ATGTATGTATGGTATTTGAGGTTCTAGGTTGCCATCTGCTGAAGATGATCATTAAGAGTAACTACCAAGGACTGCCCCTTCCAATTGTTAAGTGTATAATCAGACAG ACCCTCCAAGGGCTGGAGTACCTCCACACGAAGTGCAAGATCATCCACACGGACATCAAGCCTGAGAACATCCTGCTGTGTGTGGACGAGGCCTTCGTGAGGAAGCTTGCTGCGGAGGCCACCCACTGGCAGCAGGTGGGCGCCATGCCGTCAGGATCAGCAGTCAGCACCATCTCCATCATAGAGAGCAGGAACAAAGAG AATGTCCGACTCCAA CAGCCCACTAAGATGTccaagaacaagaagaagaagatgaagaagaaacagaagagaCAGATGGAGCTACTGGAGCTGCAGCAGAAACAGATCGAGGAGGAGGACATGAAGAAGACCCAGGGTGGGGAAGGGCAGGAAAACATGGAACAG GAAGATGCCAGTACCCCAGCTGCCACCCCACAAGAGGAGAACCCAGTCAAATGCAACAACAACCCTGTCCCCAGACCAACCAATATGGAACAG GAACCAAAGAACATGGAAGTTGGTCAGGAGAAGGCAGAGGAGAAACAGAACAGTCCGGACAAGCTGAAGAACAGCAGGGTGGACCCACAGAACAACCAAGCGGACAATTCAGTACAGAACAACTCAGAAAACAAGGAGCAGCAGAGACCACTGGACAATGAGAACGGACTGACCAATTCTACACCTTCCACTTCTACAGAGAACACAG aaaatataaaaacTCCAGACAGTGAAGACTGCCCACTTTCCATGGAGAGGGCCAGCATGAAGACCTCTGAGAGTTCGGAGCCCGTTTCTTCCAGCACTTCCAACCCCGAGACGTCGGAGAGCCCCACGAGCTCGGAGCATCTGTCCGTTCCAGCCAACACCCCCGTCACGCCCTCCACTCCGGACACACCCATTGAGATCAAGATGGAGAACCTTTGTAATGGGGAGATGAGCGGGGCAGAGAAAGTCAATG aagaggaagaaaaaggGCAAGGAAACGGCAAAAATGATAAGCCCAAGGCTGAGGCCAAGTCTCCAGACAAGGAAAAGGGCAGGCCTTCAAGATCCG GAAGGAAGAAAAAGGATGGAGATTGTGACAAATCGGATTGTACCGGCAGTCAGAAACTTGCCG GGGAGCAGGAGAAGGAGAGAAGAAACTCCCCAGACAGCGAGCCAGATCTGGAAACAAAGGACAACAACCCTCACACTGCACACGAGAGGCCCAACAGAGAGCTGAAACCTGAAACCATCGACTCCAAATCTGACAACTCTTCTACTGATGGCAAGAGAG TTCATTCGACTGAAGCAAGTGAGGCCTCCATAAAATCCGACTCAG TACCTGATGGCTACCCAGACTTTTTCAATCCTGACAATGCCGACATCATTAAGGTCAAGATTGCTGACCTGGGAAATGCATGTTGGGTG GACCACCACTTTACCGAAGACATCCAGACTCGACAGTACAGAAGCCTGGAGGTGATCCTGGGGTCTGGGTACAGCGCCCCTGCCGACATCTGGAGCACAGCGTGTATG GCATTTGAGCTGGCAACGGGTGACTACTTATTTGAACCTCACTCTGGAGAAGACTACTCTCGAGATGAAG ACCATATTGCCCACATCATAGAGCTGCTAGGCTACATGCCCAAGCATATAGCCCTGTCTGGCAAGTACTCCAGAGAATTCTTCAACAGAAAAG GTGAACTGCGCCACATCCACAAGCTGAAGTACTGGGGCCTGTACGACGTCCTGCGTGAGAAGTACGAGTGGCCCCACAAGGAGGCTGACGAGTTCTCCTCCTTCCTCATGCCCATGCTGGAGCTGGAGCAGGAGAGACGTGCCACCGCCGGCGAGTGCCTTAGACATCCCTTCCTCAGCTCCTGA